A genomic window from Gossypium hirsutum isolate 1008001.06 chromosome D10, Gossypium_hirsutum_v2.1, whole genome shotgun sequence includes:
- the LOC107916185 gene encoding dynein light chain 1, cytoplasmic, which produces MSTEATKRSTTGALTVKQRKTDELKPSPALTAEPKKVIIKSADMKDEMQKEAVNIAISAFEKNNVEKDVAEYIKKEFDKKHGPTWHCIVGRNFGSYVTHETNHFVYFYLDQKAVLLFKSG; this is translated from the exons aTGAGTACTGAAGCAACAAAGAGAAGCACCACCGGAGCTCTGACGGTGAAACAACGGAAAACCGATGAATTGAAGCCTTCTCCGGCGCTTACTGCAGAACCCAAGAAAGTTATCATCAAAAGCGCCGACATGAAAGACGAAATGCAAAAAGAGGCCGTCAATATAGCCATTTCC GCTTTCGAGAAGAACAATGTAGAGAAAGATGTAGCAGAGTACATTAAGAAAGAATTCGACAAGAAACATGGACCTACTTGGCATTGCATTGTTGGTCGCAATTTTG GTTCGTACGTAACCCACGAGACGAACCACTTTGTTTATTTCTATTTGGATCAGAAAGCAGTTTTGCTCTTCAAATCTGGTTAA
- the LOC107916186 gene encoding FCS-Like Zinc finger 15 — MVGLSVVLENQKSGNRNIFSKKTPQLISKTTMLINTSSKVSSSSSSSSRLSPPTTTSHTVPSFLEQCFLCKQKLLPGKDIYMYKYGDRGFCSVECRCRQIFMDEEESLKRENCCLASMKIKPSTPSPSSSSGSHHHRKAY, encoded by the exons ATGGTGGGACTGAGTGTAGTTTTGGAGAATCAAAAGAGTGGTAACCGTAACATATTCAGTAAAAAAACCCCACAACTTATTAGCAAAACAACCATGTTAATCAACACCAGCAGCAAAgtttcttcatcttcttcgaGCTCTTCTAGGTTGTCTCCTCCTACCACCACTTCTCACACGGTTCCTTCCTTTCTTGAACAATGCTTCCTTTGCAAACAAAAACTTTTGCCTGGAAAAGACATCTACATGTACAAgtat GGGGATAGGGGTTTCTGTAGCGTGGAGTGTAGGTGCAGGCAAATTTTCATGGATGAAGAAGAGAGTTTGAAGAGAGAAAATTGCTGTTTGGCTTCCATGAAAATTAAACCTTCAACACCTtcaccttcttcttcttcaggtTCTCACCATCATCGCAAAGCTTATTGA